From Cervus elaphus chromosome 10, mCerEla1.1, whole genome shotgun sequence:
tacaatccctggtcaggaaacttgatcctgcatgctgcaactaagtcctggtgcaaacaagtaaaaataaatactttttaaaaaagaatactatCAGGAGTTGTGAAAAAGCAACTTACagaatggaggaaaatatttgcaaatcatatatctgataaggggttaatatctagaatatatgaaaaacaaCAAGAACCAAAAAACAACACTGGTTAAAAATGGGCAACAGACTTGAAtatacttttcttctttcagaacCTTCCTTGCTGTGTTGATTTCTAGATGGAGTCTGTGCCAGGTTCCAATTTATTGCCTCTTGACTCCAAATTCACCCTTTATTGCTTGCTGTGCAAAAATTGAGGTGGACCACTTGAGTATTTTTTTCTATACCAGCTGGGACGATGTTAATTTTTGTCAACTCTGGAGAGTAATTGCAGGGGGAAGGggtttcccttctccttttgtgagGTAGTTAGTCAGACATGAGCTGGTCCCTGCCCCATCCTGGACAGGGTCAtctttctctctgccttcccTACCCCTACCCCACACTGGTGATTAAAACACACCTCGAGATCTTCCCTTTTTGTGATCAAGGACTGATAAGTTTTCAGCCTTATCAGGACCAAACAAGATAAAACCTGCCAGCACAGGTGTACCAAGACCTAAAAGATGACTCAAAGTAGCCCGGGGTTCattatttgtgtatttgtgtaGTAAATTACCATTTGAATTTTGCCCCACCCACTCTGCCCACTTGGGTTCCACTTGGGTGCTTGTGGGTAAGTGCCTGTGCACTAGGAGGAAAGTCATACAACCTAAACCTGCCAATCAACTTAGTCAAATAACACAGGACAGAGAGAGGGACTTGCCACCACTCTGAAAAACCAACCCGACCCTGTTGCAGGCGGCTTCTTGTTTCCAGGCAGCCTGCtctccttcattttctctctctgtttggaGTGTACTTCTGCTTTGCTTAATACAACTCTTGCTATTTCCAACTGCTCTCTGTCTCttggttgaattctttcttctggGGATAAGAACCAAGGAAACTGCCGTTTTGGTGGTAACAGTTCTAGCGTCCTCTTGTAGCAGGCTCCTGCGGTGTGCGTGGGTTCCTTAGTGCTCAGCTCTTGCAGTGCAGatggcttctccagcaccatggtccCAACTCTCGTAGCGCCTCCAGAGCCCCACTCCTGCCGTGACAGGGGCCAACACCACCCAGCAGCCCTAGCTTCCCCCGAATTCTCCCCACCGTGGGTGGCTTTATCTCAGGATGCCTCCATTGAATGGCTTTTCTTGACACTCTAGATGGGaggtttgttttttgcttgtttctttaatTTGCTTGTTTCTTTAATAGCAGCCAAtttatattttggctgtgctgggttgtcattgcagcactcaggctttctctagatgctgcaagcaggggctactcttcactgcattGCATGGGCTGCTCCTTTCAGTGGCTTCTCGTGTTGTCGAGCGTGAACTCTAGGTGTGCAGACttaagtagttgtggcacatgggcttagttgccacaaggcacgtgggatcttcctggaccggagatgcaacccttgtcccctgcattgcaaggcggattcttaaccactggaccaccagggaagccctaggtggTAGGTTCTTGACACATTCTGGAGGGCAATTTCCAGCAACTACCATTGTTACCAAAAGTTCAGCTTCTCTGTACACCAGTGCCAAAGAGAATCTCAGTTTTGGGTGAAATAGACAAGGAgagctttattactttgccaggcaaagggctTCTGCCTTGAAAAACTATGTGTCCtgtcacgcgagtgtatgctcctcggttctttgtctcgtcacaacaaagatttggagtgacagacattaaagcccctcggggggtcacagctctcggaggacagaccgtgttatagctcttaaataaatcactgtTACAGCttagtgttacagctctatttatttagatgatagcaggaaaatccatcttcgaggtgtgagggcacttcgacaggaagagaagagcgccccatcgtgtgggaaagagagagagagagagagttttggCTCCtcttatatgtttctctgtccctgggcctgtcttatgtaaattgggccagccaggagtgttgtttgttttacctgaggttttcactctggtcctcggaccttcctttgttctattttcgcgggctttcccttccaggtcttttagccactgccatcttggactctttttccctattctaactacctaacattcccccctcaagagatggaaagcccaattctttgggaataggggcgtcgaggtctctctggctacttcctgctgaactgggatggcgaggggcatggggcctccccctcttgcttagtctcaggcctcagagtccttatagtggtgtccatctaagggtgactgATGTTTTCTGTGGTTGGCTGTAGTTttatctttgttgaactggcgCTGCATGTCGTagcttgacctgggcagagacaagacAGGTTAGACAGTTGACAGTACATGGAGCAGTCATCAGCAGCGTCAGTATGGcataacaaggactagtaggggcattggccaattttaaatttacatcGCCAGGATGGCTCAAGTCTCTCCTTGTTTAGAGATAAGAAGaactatctcctgtctgttttggagtattatttctgccaagctgtgttgactctttagagctgtcttgagaaatcttatccccagggACCAGATTTTGGGGTTGTTTATTAGAagggcactcatttgtagttctgcataggtatctgagatctcccaggggctcacaggtgtattgagtgtcctcttctgttttcttccatggcttgactcgtgagtagtgagtccaggagtcatgtcctggtaccttgactgctgtgggggtagaaagtattacagggtagcggcccttccatgtgggctggagttgagcctttggggacccatctttccagactttaattaggacatGAGTCCCTGGAGCTTATAGTGGTGACTCCTTAGAGTCTGTTGAGTCCTGGTTCATACCCCACAAgcatatatcctgttggaattgcccaaaggccatggtataagactggagggtctgaacctctggatctaggaagaggtcattgacataaacaaaaggtcttcTATCATGATTGCAATAACTGCAAGATTTCGAAGGCAGGGGGCCAGCCTCGGGAGGTTGGATCAagtctcttggataagtaagctacaggctggggctcagatcccaacctttgagttaacactctcaaggctattccctctctttcatggacataaagttggaatgctttttttggatctggcaacctcaaggcaggtgcctgagttaaggcctgttttagtgtagcctctgccttcttttgaggagttccccacatcagtgggattgaatcatctcgtccctttaagctttcatataagggctgggcaattagaccatagttgggtatccagattctacagtacccagttagccccaggaaagctcgcAATTGTTTTCGAGTcgtgggggagggcaactggagggttccttgtacccgatcagaggacagcctcctggacccatgtgtaatctgaacacccaggtaagtgacctttgtcttgaccatctgtgccttagcatgggagactttatatcccttttctgccaaaaagtttagaacctgaattgcatgttgttgaGCACgtttctcatctggagagcagattagtaggtcatctacatattgtaatattttcccattaggtcccaggtccagatctaggagatcccggctaagggcctgtccaaacaggtgggggctatctctgaacccctgaggtaatactgtccaagtcatctgttggtgtttttctcctggagcctcccattcaaaggcaaaaggatattgggattctttatccagtggtatgcaaaaaaaCGCATCTTTGGgatccaagactgtaaaccacttggcactggctggaatttctcccaagattacataaggattgggtactgtgggatggagggggactacagcttcatttatgatctggagatcttgaaccattcgccaggttccatcctttttctttactgagaggattggggtgttacatggcgaactggtggggaccaatagcccacaagcaaggaatttGTTTATTAAAGGCTGTAGTCCCTCCCGAGCCTCTCTTTTGAGAGGATATTGTTTCCGGTTAGGAAACTGAATGGGATCTCGGAGGACAATGATGACcggttcagcttggtgggctcgTCCAGGAAtcccctggtcccacacctgggggttaattttgtcctcccatggtctttgttctctctcttttggAGGTGTAATGGGTTCctcagtagtaaccagaagctgtagggccctaggggctgaaaagcttcccatcacaagggtggtccccagtttagtgaaTATGTCTCTCCCATTAAGGGAggaggacactcagggaccaccaggaactggtgggaaaatatctgtccatcccagcaacaaagaagtgcttgggtgaatcttttagtagttgcttttcctgtagcacccaaaatggtacaggtttgggaggagaaggctccggagtaggagatcaagacagagtaggtagcccctgtgtcaaccaagaaattctcggacctacctgccacatccagttgcacccttggctccagccccgtgatggttatctgtgacaggcgggctggctggagcgggccgcttcagtcctcttgaaccatcgtgagggaaggcttggcggttgaccttgaggctcttgggtcccaagggcagagtgccacccaatgtcccagttgatggcatttgtggcaaGCTGTTCTAGGAAACTTGTCACGGttaggacactctttggcccaatgccccgcctgtctacagattaggcatttgcctcgtgCCTTGTCATTTAAGGTCTTGGGGTATGCCAtagggctgccctggagggcggccagcatctgggcatgccttgtctctttccttctctccctctcctgggccttggcctccttctcctttctctgttataaaaggtattggtggctgtctggatcatctcatctagagaggcagcagggtcctgctgctgtagctgttgtaacttaattctgatctctgatgcacattgggacaggaatttgtcttttaaaatcacctgtccttcgtaagagtctaagtccaaatTGGAAAACTTTTGGAGGGcatcttttagcctttccagaaaggcactggggttctcattggactcctgagttattgctgagacctgggcatagctgattactttttgctgggctgctttcagtcctgcctttATACAGATTAGAAAATGATCTCTTTCCCAGATGTGTTCAGGGTCATTATAATTCCAGTTAGGATTggaggagtgttgtttgttttacctgaggttctcactccggtcctcggaccttcctttgttctattttcgcgggctttccctcccaggtcttttagccaccgccattttggactctttttccctattctaactacctaacagtcccaacccaggaaaaaattttaagacaccCACCCTCTTTTAGTGGGGGAGTGGGGCAGTTGAGGTGGGAGTCTTACTGCACAGCTTGTCCATTTGCTCTGCTTCCCAAGTCCTGTGGCTTCCTTACATCTGGCAGCTTGGGTGGGCTGGAGAAGGGCTCGATGCACACGTCTTCAAACGCCTCATCTTCCCTGAAGGCTAGCCCCACGGTCACTGGGGCCTGAGGCAGTGCCGTTTGGCTGGTGAAACCACACTCGCCCAATGTCTTGCTGTCGTCCAGAAGCTGGTCGTCCTTGTACAGCCACTGCTCATCCGGCGGCCGCTTGAGGATACCCTGAATGATGCGCTTCAACTCGAACACGGTGCTCGACTCCTTGGCCTCAGTGAAGATGGTGGTCTTGCCGCGCCGGACCATGACGAACACGTCCATTGCAGCTGCCTTTCCCCCTTGACTGCCAATCCAGGAGGATTGAATGAAGGGTTTTATAACAGGGACTCAAAGGTGGGTCTCTGACAAGATTAGGGTGTGTGCAGGGCTCAGCACTACCTTTTCTCAGGTGATCTCATCTTGATGAGCTGCTCTGATCTCTTTAATCAAGTGGTTTCTTGATGGCTCCTCCCTTGATTAGCAACTCCCTTgattctgccctttggaactcagggaaggtcattgAGGCTGGAGTCTCACAAGAAATGTTGCAGCATGCAGCTTAGTTAGGTAGGAGCAGAGAAATGGAGCCAGGGGCCAAGTAACAGAAGAGTCATGCATCTTGTAAACATCGGGAGTCCATGGGCAGATAAGGAAAGCGGGCACCTTCAGACTGTCAGGAAATTGGGTGATAAGGGACTGAGTAGGCGACCAGGAAAGGTGAGGAAAGTCAGGAATCCCCTGCATCCAAATGTAACCTTTTGCTCATTGTGCTGTCATTATGATAAGATTAGCCTGACAGATAAGAATAGTCATCAGGCATGTATACCATGGCACTTCTACTCTAAGCTAAATAGGGACAAAATCCCTCCTTTCCTCAGTAAAATGGAGCTGCGATGAAAAAATCGGGAAGGTCAATGCCCAAACTTCTCATTCCCCAGGGAATATTCAGCCCCTTCATTTTACCCTCCTCAAAACCAACTTGTCAAACCCAGATTGGCAGCTCCTCTCCTGCCAGACCACTCTCCCTTTGAGAATGTATCCTTGCTTAAATAaacttttgctttactttttagaCAAGTCTAGAAATGTTGCCCAAGTTGTCTGTGGGAAGATGGAAAAGCTAACTTTAATCTGCTCAGAATAACAAAGAAGAATCATTTACTTGTTTAAAGAATGGACTtggggacttccttagtggtccagtggcaaagactccaagcacccaatgcagggggccctggtcagggaactagatcccacatgccacaactaaagaacctgcacactgcaacgaagACCAGGcatagccaaatacataaataaatattaaagagttGTGGCTTAGCTGGTTAGGAATCtggctgcagtccaggagacctgggttcgacccctggattgggaagatcccctggagaagggaaaggctacccacttcagtattctggcctggagaattccatggactctacagtccatatggttgcaaagagacacaactgagtgactttcactcactcactcactcactttctTAACCTCTGTGCTTCATCTCTGAATTCTTTTGAGATGAAGAAAGAACCTGGAATTCATTGACAACAGAAATGGGACAGAAGGGCCTCTGTGCCCAGGAGACCCACAGGGCCACACTCGGTTTCACCATTGGTGCAGCGCTAAGTGAGTTCTGTGCCATCCAATCACCCATGGCTGCGTAAGTCTCCAACAAGCTGGCTCTCAGCTCTGGTGCTCCCCCTCAGCTTAGGGAGGTGGTGGATATACCTTATATATGCAGATCCTATATTCTTTAGAGCTCGCTTTATTTTTTGGCTAGTAGCCAATCTCTCTTTACTGAAATCCCCTGTTATAGTTGATAATTCTGTATATTAAAATTTAGCTGTTCCAACTGCTGTGTGGCTTCCATCTCCTAATTTGACCTGAGTGATACAGGGTCCCTGACCAACATAACAAGGATGAAAGACACCCAGCCTCTCACCATTATACAGTGTGGTGTGCTAAACCATAGTGGGGCAGAGTGTGAGAACAGTGGGTAAGAAGGTGCCTGCAGGGTCCATGAAGATGAAGAGGGGATCGGGGCAAGTTCATCATCATTAACACCTCCTCTTGTCTTTCTTCCCACATCACTAAATCTCTGAGTGGCATCAGTTCTCTCTCACAAGTCTGATCCATGTTCTCCACCCCACTGCTACTTCGCATGCCAGGTCATCATCATCTCTGTCTGGTTTACTGTGAGGGACCTCTAAATATCCTGTTTGATCCACCCCTTGCTCGCTTCAGCCTGTTCTTCACAATAAGGccaaaagaattctttttctttttttttttttccagaggaaTTCTTCTAAAAGACAAATTTGAGTCCTTGATTAAAaactgttgggacttccctggtggtccagtggctaagactccaagttcccaatgcaaggggcccagatttgatccctgatcagggactagatcccacatgctgcaactcaagAGTTTACATGCTACatctaaagattccacatgccacaacttaaaaaaatattccacgtgctgcaactgaggATTCATAATACAAGTTagaatgaagatcccacgtgcagcagctaagacccagtagagccaataaataaatagcttaGAAAAAACAACTGTTGTTGGCTGCCCATTGCCCTTAGGTTAGCATCTGACTCATTTGTCCACGAGGTTTGGAAAGATCCCGCCTCTCCTCACCTTTCCAGTTTTATCTTGTGACACCCTTTCCTACATCCTTTCTCTCCAGCCACATGGAATGTCAGTTTCTTTGGGGACCTTTATAAGTactgtttcctcttccaggaaaccctctcactaaCATCACCCTCAtcctttcactctcatctttgCTTCCTTAGCTCATCCTTAACCTCAGCCAAGATAGCTactcctctgagaagccttcccaAGCCCATCTCCCTCTGATCCGGCTAGGTGCCTCTTGTGTATAGTTCAAGCAAACCCCGTACTTCTGTCATTATACTTATCACAGGTTGGTAACTGTTCATGTGTCTCCTCACTACTGTGACATGAAATTCATACTTTAtggcaagaaaggaaaaatttaaacatagaaAGTTTCCCCTGACTTCTCTCTGCCCTCTACTGTGCCTTGTGTATCTGCATTATGTTTCGACCAAACCGTCCCTTAGGCAGACATacctgctcagccataaagaacaGCATTCTCCCAACACCAACACAGCAGCTTCTTAAAATATGACATTCCTTCCTGATTTTGTAAGGCATTATGATGACCCATCACTGTGCACTTGCAGATCAGGATTGTGTAAACTATTAGTAGTATATCATTTAATGTATAGCCCTCTGTCCCGAAGAACTTACTTAACTGGGCTTTGACTTCTAATGGGCAGAACAGTTCTCAGAGTTTTCTGAGAGACCATTCCCGGGTTATAATTCTCAGTATGACTTGGGtaaaaattttgatttctttcatagaTGTTTGTatgtgttcagttactcagttgtgtctgccttttgcagccccatggactgtagccctccaggcttctctgcccagggaattttctaggcaagagtactggagtgggatacc
This genomic window contains:
- the LOC122701417 gene encoding elongin-B-like, which codes for MDVFVMVRRGKTTIFTEAKESSTVFELKRIIQGILKRPPDEQWLYKDDQLLDDSKTLGECGFTSQTALPQAPVTVGLAFREDEAFEDVCIEPFSSPPKLPDVRKPQDLGSRANGQAVQ